The Polaribacter sp. Q13 sequence AAGACATAATCTTGTGATACAGAAATAGTTTCAGTATTTCAATTTATTAGAATATAAGAATCTGGTGTAATTTTAGATTTAAAAAAAGCCTCACAATTTGTGAGGCTTTTTTAATAATAATAATTGTATTTTTTTAATCTGTTAAAAGACCTTCTACAGAAAGGTAACGTTCTCCTGTATCGTAATTCATAGTTAATATGATTTCTTCTCCTTGTAATGTTGGTAGTTGTTTTCTAACAGCAGCTAAAGAGGCTCCTGTAGAAATACCTACTAAAATTCCTTCCGTTTTTGCAATGTTTCTAACCTCTGCAAATGCTTCTTCATTTGTTATTTTAACAGCACCATCAATTATATTTCTATTGAAAGTTTCAGGAAAAAACCCTGGGCCAATTCCTTGTAATTTATGAGGTCCTGGTTCTCCTCCAGAAATAATAGCAGAGCCGCTAGGTTCTACAGCCAATACTTTTATACTTGGAAATTTTTCTTTTAAAACTTCAGCCATACCAGTAATATGTCCACCAGTTCCAACTCCTGTAATTAAGTAATCTAAACCTTCTGGAAAATCATTAACCACTTCTTGAGCAGTTGTTTCATGGTGTATTTTTGGGTTTGCTGGGTTTGTAAATTGAGATGGCATCCACGCATTTTTATTTTCTGCTACCATTTCGTTTGCCTTTGTAATAGTACCTCCCAAACCAAGTTCTTTTGGAGTAAGCACAAGATTTGCTCCATAAGCTTTCATTAATGCACGTCTTTCTATAGACATAGATTCGGGCATTACAAGGGTAAGTTTTAAGTTTTTTACCGCTGCAACCATGGCTAAACCAACACCAGTGTTACCAGAGGTTGGCTCTATGATTTCGGTATCTTTATTAATAAGGTTTTTACTTTCAGCATCTTCAATCATTGCCAATGCAATTCTGTCTTTTATACTTCCACCTGGATTCGCTTTTTCTAGTTTCATCCAAACATTTGCGTTTGGAAATAATTTTGCCAATCTTACAACGGGTGTATTCCCAATGCCTTCTAAGATATTATTTATTTTCATGTGGTTATTATATTTAGATTGTGTGATTATTTAAATGTGTTAGCTAAATTAATTTTTTATGCTGAAATAGCCTTATAAAAAATCCTAATTTAATGCTAAAATAGGAGGTTAGTTTATAATTTTAAGATTGCAGTCCTTGCGTTTTAAAACGATTTTTTTAAGGAAATTAAATTTATTTTTTATGGTTATATATGATGAGCCGTTTTTTCTTACAATTGGCTTTAAAATAATTGCATAATAAACAATTATAGTAAAATGTTTAATGAGTTTTATTATAAG is a genomic window containing:
- the cysK gene encoding cysteine synthase A, with the translated sequence MKINNILEGIGNTPVVRLAKLFPNANVWMKLEKANPGGSIKDRIALAMIEDAESKNLINKDTEIIEPTSGNTGVGLAMVAAVKNLKLTLVMPESMSIERRALMKAYGANLVLTPKELGLGGTITKANEMVAENKNAWMPSQFTNPANPKIHHETTAQEVVNDFPEGLDYLITGVGTGGHITGMAEVLKEKFPSIKVLAVEPSGSAIISGGEPGPHKLQGIGPGFFPETFNRNIIDGAVKITNEEAFAEVRNIAKTEGILVGISTGASLAAVRKQLPTLQGEEIILTMNYDTGERYLSVEGLLTD